One Nitrospira sp. DNA segment encodes these proteins:
- a CDS encoding DEAD/DEAH box helicase family protein, with protein sequence MKSLPAWTAPLRDWQQRALSAVCTHQTKDFLAMATPAAGKTRFALRVAHELMEKQAAVRVLVVCPTNHLRTQWADAAGKIGLQLDPTLTNEQVAETPDYHGAVVTYQQVCLAPAIFQQACKGKKTLLIFDELHHAGDGKNWGKALRSAFDPSVFRLILSGTPFRSDNNPIPFIRYEEGESRADFTYSYTDAIRDSVCRPIVFPSYEGELSWLSDGREHQATFEEGLTFNRQRERLKTALLQETWLGPVITDAHAQLTRLRKQEQADAGGLIVCMDQDHARWVADLVGRIVGAKAAVAVSDDPAASRTIEEFADHKKQQWLVAVNMVSEGVDIPRLRVGVYGTNVITEMYFRQVVGRFVRMQEGLPKPQRAWLYLPKDPVLVHYAKQIKAERDHVLEDVMPAGQRDLFGRVTVSANEYVPLKAVARMDSLIGEDEPRGEGDSVVVSEPAVSLHEQKRDLRDLHRLLVAGLARNSGIDHRRLNAELIARTGSRVDQATTEQLRKRIQLLELWKERGYDGKR encoded by the coding sequence ATGAAGAGCTTGCCAGCCTGGACCGCGCCCCTTCGTGACTGGCAGCAACGAGCTCTGTCGGCGGTCTGTACCCACCAGACGAAAGATTTTTTGGCGATGGCCACTCCTGCCGCAGGAAAGACGCGCTTTGCTCTGCGTGTCGCGCACGAACTTATGGAGAAACAGGCTGCGGTCCGCGTGCTGGTCGTCTGCCCGACGAATCACCTCCGCACGCAATGGGCGGATGCCGCAGGGAAGATCGGTCTGCAACTCGATCCGACGTTGACCAACGAGCAGGTGGCGGAGACGCCGGACTATCACGGTGCTGTCGTCACCTACCAGCAAGTTTGTCTGGCCCCGGCGATCTTTCAGCAGGCCTGCAAGGGCAAGAAGACGCTGCTCATCTTCGACGAGTTGCACCACGCTGGCGACGGCAAGAACTGGGGGAAGGCGCTACGCTCGGCGTTTGACCCGTCGGTGTTTCGGCTGATTTTGTCCGGCACGCCGTTCCGCTCCGACAACAATCCGATCCCGTTTATTCGGTATGAAGAGGGAGAAAGCCGGGCGGATTTCACCTACAGCTATACCGATGCGATTCGTGACAGCGTGTGCCGACCGATTGTATTCCCCAGTTACGAAGGTGAGCTTAGCTGGTTATCCGATGGTCGCGAACATCAGGCGACGTTTGAGGAAGGACTGACATTCAATCGGCAGAGGGAACGGCTGAAGACCGCGTTGCTTCAAGAAACCTGGCTCGGGCCGGTGATCACCGATGCCCATGCTCAATTGACCCGCCTTCGGAAGCAGGAACAAGCGGATGCCGGCGGGCTGATTGTGTGCATGGACCAGGACCATGCGCGTTGGGTTGCGGACCTCGTCGGGCGTATTGTCGGCGCCAAAGCAGCCGTCGCCGTGTCGGACGATCCCGCTGCCTCGCGCACGATTGAAGAGTTCGCCGATCACAAAAAGCAGCAGTGGCTGGTGGCGGTCAATATGGTGAGCGAAGGCGTGGATATTCCGCGGCTCCGTGTCGGCGTCTATGGGACAAATGTGATCACGGAAATGTACTTCCGGCAGGTGGTCGGCCGGTTTGTTCGAATGCAGGAGGGTTTGCCCAAACCGCAACGAGCCTGGCTGTACCTGCCGAAAGATCCGGTCCTGGTGCACTATGCCAAGCAGATCAAGGCGGAGCGAGATCATGTGTTGGAAGACGTCATGCCGGCGGGGCAACGGGACCTCTTCGGTCGCGTCACGGTTTCGGCTAACGAGTACGTGCCGTTGAAGGCCGTGGCCAGGATGGATAGCCTGATCGGCGAAGACGAGCCGCGAGGGGAGGGCGATTCGGTTGTCGTTTCCGAACCGGCGGTCTCACTCCATGAGCAGAAGCGAGATTTGCGGGATCTTCACCGGCTGCTGGTCGCCGGCCTAGCACGAAACAGCGGGATCGATCATCGCCGGCTCAACGCGGAATTGATCGCACGTACCGGGAGCCGCGTGGATCAGGCGACGACTGAGCAGCTTCGGAAGCGGATTCAACTGCTGGAGCTGTGGAAAGAGCGAGGGTATGACGGCAAACGGTGA
- a CDS encoding SMR family transporter: MQTQWVFLAVAIVSEVIGTSTLKASEGFTRLWPSAIVVAGYASAFYFLSLTLKTIPVGVAYAIWSGAGIALIALIAWVLYDQVLDLPAIIGMSLIVAGIVVLNLSSNIASHS, encoded by the coding sequence ATGCAGACACAGTGGGTATTTCTCGCCGTGGCAATTGTCAGCGAAGTGATTGGAACATCCACGCTGAAGGCTTCGGAAGGATTTACACGCTTATGGCCTTCCGCTATCGTCGTCGCTGGCTATGCGTCAGCCTTCTATTTTCTTTCGCTCACGCTCAAAACCATTCCGGTTGGGGTCGCCTACGCCATCTGGTCAGGCGCAGGCATTGCCTTAATTGCGTTGATTGCCTGGGTTCTGTATGACCAAGTTCTGGATCTGCCGGCTATCATAGGCATGTCCCTCATCGTTGCCGGCATTGTTGTCCTCAATCTCTCTTCCAATATTGCCTCTCACTCATGA
- a CDS encoding DUF3443 domain-containing protein, with product MSRAVIIACLWLVSACGSGGGGNGGAGSQPPNVLAVTVGGSSVCTNVNQPCTQVTICQPGTSTCQTISDILVDTGSFGVRIFGSVLSFPLQQEVQSPGQPIGECMKFADGSALWGPVQLADVVLGGEPAVTVPIHIIAPTFAGQSSSQNPCDSVVDSDPSTAGFNGILGIGLFTHDCGIACEINDNNDRYFSCTASTCGSVAAPLSTQVQNPVWLLPSDKNGVILTLPNVPAMGAPALSGSVTLGIGTASNNSPPPGISTFSTDQNGSLTTIYNGTSFPESVIDTGSNGYFFPDSTLPLCLKPEQDFYCPLVTASLSATLFGVNAPQATVPFQVANATNLLNTGNAAFNNLGGPSPSSSSSSTFDWGLPFFLGRIVFVGIEGQSSTLGTGPLYAF from the coding sequence ATGTCTCGTGCAGTCATCATCGCCTGCCTATGGCTTGTGAGCGCCTGTGGTTCTGGCGGAGGCGGAAACGGAGGCGCCGGTTCACAGCCACCGAATGTTCTGGCGGTCACCGTCGGTGGTTCAAGCGTTTGTACGAATGTCAATCAGCCATGTACTCAAGTAACCATCTGTCAGCCAGGCACATCCACTTGTCAAACGATCTCCGACATCTTGGTTGATACAGGGTCCTTCGGGGTTCGAATCTTTGGCTCGGTGCTCTCATTCCCGCTACAACAAGAAGTCCAGTCACCAGGACAGCCCATCGGCGAGTGCATGAAGTTTGCCGATGGCAGCGCACTTTGGGGCCCCGTTCAACTCGCTGACGTGGTGCTGGGAGGCGAGCCAGCCGTAACCGTGCCCATTCATATTATTGCCCCCACCTTTGCCGGGCAGTCCTCCTCCCAAAATCCATGTGACAGTGTGGTCGACTCCGATCCAAGCACAGCAGGATTTAACGGCATTCTCGGTATCGGGTTGTTCACGCACGATTGTGGCATTGCCTGCGAGATCAACGACAACAATGATCGGTATTTTTCCTGTACCGCTTCTACATGCGGGAGCGTCGCGGCGCCCCTGTCGACTCAAGTGCAGAACCCGGTGTGGCTGCTTCCATCCGATAAGAACGGCGTGATCCTGACCCTGCCGAACGTGCCTGCGATGGGCGCTCCTGCACTTTCCGGTTCCGTCACTCTCGGGATCGGTACAGCGTCGAACAATTCCCCGCCGCCCGGCATCTCGACCTTTTCGACTGATCAAAACGGATCCCTCACTACCATCTACAATGGGACATCCTTCCCGGAGAGCGTTATTGACACCGGCTCTAATGGCTATTTTTTCCCTGATTCGACTCTTCCGCTTTGCCTCAAGCCGGAGCAAGATTTTTACTGTCCCTTGGTTACTGCCAGCTTGTCGGCCACGCTTTTCGGCGTCAACGCTCCTCAAGCGACCGTCCCCTTTCAGGTTGCTAATGCGACTAATCTCTTGAACACCGGCAACGCTGCCTTTAATAATTTGGGCGGACCATCTCCCTCATCATCTTCATCTTCTACCTTTGACTGGGGACTGCCTTTCTTTCTTGGGCGTATCGTTTTTGTCGGGATCGAAGGACAGTCCTCAACCCTCGGAACTGGCCCATTGTATGCCTTCTGA
- a CDS encoding DUF2844 domain-containing protein, with the protein MRMGIWVHTAFAAILIHLTAITPVWAVLGQTKASVETDRAAMGGQVHSTLAQGYSVETITVVGMTVKEYVSSDGTVFAVAWRGIGVPNLRLLLGAYFDEYLDALTELQNKKPRIRRPLMLKTANLVVERSGHARNMWGRAFIPSRLPAMVLPKDIQ; encoded by the coding sequence ATGAGAATGGGGATCTGGGTTCATACCGCGTTCGCGGCCATTCTGATCCATCTGACCGCGATTACACCGGTCTGGGCGGTCCTAGGTCAAACCAAAGCATCCGTTGAAACGGACCGCGCTGCCATGGGCGGACAGGTGCACAGCACACTTGCTCAGGGGTATTCCGTTGAAACCATCACGGTTGTCGGGATGACTGTCAAGGAGTATGTCTCGTCTGACGGTACCGTCTTTGCGGTCGCGTGGAGAGGGATCGGGGTTCCGAATCTTCGTCTCCTCCTCGGGGCCTATTTCGATGAGTATTTGGATGCACTCACAGAGCTGCAGAATAAGAAACCTCGAATCCGAAGGCCTCTGATGTTGAAAACCGCCAATTTGGTCGTTGAGCGAAGCGGACACGCGCGAAATATGTGGGGGCGGGCCTTCATCCCTTCTCGTTTACCGGCTATGGTTTTGCCGAAGGACATTCAATAA
- a CDS encoding YdhR family protein: MIGVFVTIRYGENFDETTVQKIQKIAESARALFEGMPGLRSKAFTFNPKAHEATNFYVWDSEEAAKAFFTGELIERVTGLYGVRPSIDFVQIATLVENHRQ; this comes from the coding sequence ATGATCGGGGTCTTCGTCACTATTCGCTACGGAGAGAACTTTGATGAGACAACGGTGCAGAAGATCCAGAAGATTGCCGAGTCGGCGCGGGCACTATTTGAGGGGATGCCAGGGCTGCGGTCGAAAGCCTTCACGTTCAATCCCAAAGCCCATGAAGCGACCAACTTCTATGTCTGGGACTCCGAAGAGGCAGCCAAGGCATTCTTTACCGGTGAGCTCATCGAGAGAGTAACCGGTCTCTACGGAGTACGCCCGAGCATCGACTTCGTGCAAATAGCCACGCTCGTGGAAAACCATCGCCAATAA
- a CDS encoding helix-hairpin-helix domain-containing protein — MRTQRGQRIGALGLAFMLSIVMTPLFPILPQASVAYAADKEELIDLNSATADQLKTLKGVGDVTAEKIITGRPYAKKDELVQKKIMPRATYEQIKYKIIAKQK; from the coding sequence ATGCGAACGCAAAGAGGACAACGGATAGGCGCTCTCGGACTCGCCTTCATGCTATCGATCGTGATGACTCCCCTGTTCCCGATCCTGCCGCAAGCCTCGGTCGCTTATGCAGCCGATAAAGAGGAGCTGATCGACCTTAACAGCGCCACCGCCGATCAACTCAAGACGTTAAAAGGTGTCGGTGACGTCACCGCGGAAAAAATCATCACGGGGCGTCCGTACGCCAAGAAGGACGAGTTGGTCCAGAAGAAGATCATGCCCCGCGCCACCTACGAGCAGATCAAATACAAGATCATCGCCAAGCAGAAGTAA
- a CDS encoding HEAT repeat domain-containing protein, with protein MAISYAELKAMLDVDEPDYMTLVEKTAGALQHLRKLAESTDVSLASKAISLAGMMGDAASIGIIGDASKSRAVLIRVAAAHAATMLPDSPQTARVVSKLLDDKDVGVVKHATRAATRLSDPGVATKAKRAGQRMKVAVRAMTAQTSQRERNMVMTNKTGTKARGSTPTRGTHKSSAKIRGQMPTGAMTQPPKGTKSRGMPTGKMN; from the coding sequence ATGGCGATCAGCTATGCAGAACTGAAGGCAATGTTGGATGTTGACGAGCCAGACTATATGACACTCGTCGAGAAGACTGCAGGTGCCCTGCAGCATCTACGCAAACTTGCTGAGTCCACGGATGTGTCGCTGGCATCCAAGGCGATATCACTCGCTGGCATGATGGGCGACGCTGCCAGCATCGGTATCATCGGTGATGCCTCGAAATCACGCGCGGTGCTGATTCGTGTTGCCGCAGCGCATGCCGCAACCATGTTACCTGACAGCCCTCAAACCGCGCGCGTCGTGAGCAAGCTTTTGGATGATAAGGACGTCGGCGTGGTCAAGCACGCAACTCGAGCGGCAACACGGTTGTCCGATCCCGGGGTAGCGACGAAGGCAAAAAGAGCCGGCCAGCGTATGAAGGTGGCTGTGCGCGCAATGACTGCTCAAACATCCCAGCGCGAAAGGAACATGGTCATGACTAACAAAACTGGTACGAAGGCGCGTGGCTCAACCCCGACCCGGGGAACTCACAAGAGCAGCGCCAAGATCAGAGGGCAAATGCCCACGGGTGCCATGACTCAGCCGCCGAAAGGCACGAAATCCCGTGGCATGCCGACTGGCAAAATGAACTGA
- a CDS encoding DUF433 domain-containing protein, translating to MPHGVKTEHCYVHKDLAVCGGDPVIVGTRIPVRLVYQRTQDGDTVETIRQAYPNLTPAQIHDALSYAYDHLSEIELEIQRETQAYQQGKTPPSR from the coding sequence ATGCCCCATGGGGTGAAGACTGAACATTGTTATGTCCACAAAGATCTCGCCGTCTGTGGAGGCGATCCCGTCATTGTAGGTACCCGTATTCCAGTCCGTCTTGTTTATCAGCGGACGCAGGATGGAGATACGGTGGAGACCATCCGGCAAGCCTATCCGAACCTCACCCCTGCGCAGATCCACGATGCGCTCAGCTATGCCTATGATCACCTCTCGGAAATCGAACTGGAAATCCAGCGAGAGACGCAGGCGTACCAGCAAGGGAAGACGCCGCCATCCCGCTGA
- a CDS encoding DUF3817 domain-containing protein, whose protein sequence is MTMPAIRMPEKPRPEVSYRFFYNGLERKSMQVSPIQAFRMTALAEGSSFLLLLFVAMPMKYLMGMPKVVTVVGAIHGVLFLLYVGQLAKLRTKYQWDSSFSFYAFLASILPFGPFMFDKYLREKEVATN, encoded by the coding sequence ATGACAATGCCAGCGATTCGGATGCCGGAGAAACCGCGTCCAGAGGTATCGTACAGATTTTTTTACAACGGGCTTGAAAGAAAATCGATGCAGGTGAGCCCGATCCAAGCGTTTAGAATGACCGCCCTGGCCGAGGGCAGTTCATTTCTCCTGTTACTGTTCGTGGCGATGCCGATGAAGTACTTGATGGGGATGCCAAAAGTCGTGACGGTTGTGGGAGCGATTCACGGAGTCTTGTTTTTACTCTATGTTGGCCAGTTGGCCAAGTTACGGACTAAATATCAATGGGACAGTAGTTTCTCATTCTATGCCTTTCTTGCCTCCATTCTCCCGTTTGGACCATTCATGTTCGACAAATACCTTCGCGAGAAAGAGGTTGCCACGAACTGA
- a CDS encoding helix-turn-helix domain-containing protein: MTKQVGCPTEITLDIIAGRWKVMVIFWLLQDKRRFNQLQRDLSGITHRTLAKQLKEMEADGLVEREDFGEIPPRVEYRLTPLGRSLEPVLAAMHEWALQHGGEIRRSTNE; the protein is encoded by the coding sequence ATGACCAAACAGGTCGGTTGTCCGACGGAAATCACGCTCGACATCATCGCAGGCCGTTGGAAAGTGATGGTCATTTTCTGGCTGCTCCAAGACAAACGGCGATTCAATCAGCTGCAACGTGACCTGTCCGGCATCACGCATCGGACGCTTGCCAAGCAACTCAAGGAGATGGAAGCCGATGGCTTGGTGGAACGAGAGGACTTCGGCGAGATCCCGCCTCGCGTCGAGTATAGGCTGACGCCGCTCGGGCGGTCGCTGGAGCCGGTGCTCGCGGCTATGCACGAATGGGCGTTACAGCACGGTGGCGAGATCCGTCGTTCGACGAACGAATAG
- a CDS encoding pirin family protein, producing the protein MKKIAQVMRANGRHWVGDGFPVRSLLFYGDDAQSISPFLLFDYAGPHAFEPADRPRGVGEHPHRGFETVTIVYDGEVSHRDSTGAGGTIGPGDVQWMTAAGGIIHEEFHSQAYTKTGGPFRMVQLWVNLPAKDKMSPPGYQSITNADIPVVDLDQGVGRVRVIAGNFAGTSGPARTFSPVNVWDVRLNGDADVTLDLPEGHTAMIAVLSGYVTVNGSERAGEAEVVRFERDGSKVSIHADRDSILLVLTGEPIKEPVVGQGPFVMNSAAEIRQAIDDFNRGRFGQVAR; encoded by the coding sequence ATGAAGAAGATCGCACAGGTCATGCGCGCCAATGGTCGCCACTGGGTTGGCGATGGCTTCCCCGTCCGTTCACTCCTCTTTTACGGCGACGATGCGCAGTCTATCAGCCCGTTTCTTCTCTTTGATTATGCCGGACCCCACGCCTTTGAGCCGGCAGACAGGCCGCGCGGTGTTGGGGAGCACCCCCATCGCGGCTTTGAGACCGTCACCATCGTATACGACGGTGAGGTGTCACATCGTGACTCGACGGGCGCGGGCGGCACGATCGGCCCTGGCGATGTGCAGTGGATGACGGCCGCGGGCGGCATTATTCACGAGGAGTTTCATTCCCAGGCCTACACCAAGACCGGTGGTCCGTTCCGCATGGTCCAGTTGTGGGTGAATTTGCCGGCAAAGGACAAAATGTCACCCCCCGGCTACCAGTCGATCACCAACGCTGACATTCCGGTTGTTGATCTCGACCAGGGCGTGGGCCGTGTGCGCGTCATCGCGGGCAACTTTGCAGGCACGAGCGGTCCGGCGCGCACATTCAGCCCGGTGAATGTCTGGGATGTGCGGCTCAACGGAGACGCTGACGTCACCCTTGACCTGCCCGAAGGCCATACCGCGATGATTGCGGTACTGTCCGGTTATGTGACCGTCAATGGCAGCGAACGGGCAGGGGAGGCGGAGGTCGTCCGTTTCGAGCGCGATGGCTCGAAGGTCAGCATTCATGCTGATCGCGACAGCATCTTGCTGGTGTTGACGGGTGAACCGATCAAAGAGCCGGTTGTCGGCCAGGGCCCATTCGTCATGAACAGCGCGGCGGAAATCCGCCAAGCTATCGATGACTTTAACCGCGGCCGTTTCGGACAGGTCGCTCGCTGA
- a CDS encoding hemerythrin domain-containing protein, with product MSEGQPEVGSIKRFLTEDHRRLEQLLDRACRQGGEIDAVSYEAFRAGLLRHIGMEEKILFPAIQRAQLEQADSVLVPPLGSLLARLRLEHGALATLLMPSPTPAILATIRGILQSHDEIEESPGGPYEGGDNLLGKEAIQILAALRAAPTVGVMPHSDSPAVTTTLHRVLARAGYSLSEVQRGEDREEARSPEP from the coding sequence ATGAGCGAGGGTCAGCCAGAAGTGGGATCAATAAAAAGGTTTTTGACCGAGGATCACCGGCGTCTGGAGCAACTGCTCGATCGGGCTTGCCGGCAAGGAGGAGAGATCGACGCGGTCTCATACGAGGCATTCCGGGCAGGGCTGTTGCGCCATATCGGGATGGAGGAAAAAATTCTCTTTCCCGCGATTCAACGAGCACAGTTGGAGCAAGCCGATTCTGTCCTCGTGCCGCCACTCGGCTCCTTGCTCGCGCGATTGCGATTGGAGCACGGTGCGCTGGCGACATTGCTGATGCCTTCGCCGACACCGGCGATCCTAGCCACGATCCGCGGGATTCTCCAAAGCCATGACGAGATCGAAGAATCACCCGGTGGACCCTACGAGGGTGGGGACAATCTGTTGGGCAAGGAAGCCATCCAAATTCTTGCTGCCCTCCGTGCCGCCCCGACTGTCGGCGTGATGCCCCATTCCGATAGTCCCGCTGTGACTACGACTCTGCATCGTGTCCTGGCCAGGGCCGGGTACAGTCTTAGCGAGGTGCAGAGGGGGGAGGATCGCGAGGAGGCGCGATCGCCTGAACCGTAA
- a CDS encoding universal stress protein, with protein sequence MGDEQPVIKRILFATDFSSCAHHAEEYVAFLANAYEATVTILHVLEIYEGTYVTTVQDPSETHERLDEIVRRLAQPAGRVKHQQRAGIPDTIICETAQEVRADLIVLGTHGRTGLRHVLLGSTAERVLTMALCPVLTIRKHEEVEGHDVKKPIQFKQIAVPIDFSDCSLDAVGYGVQIAKKFDASLILLHSLEPLSYGIDLTFGHTAEQNRQQIVTRLKLVADEVQSQGVSVRTVIRGGLPADSILDFIDSSDCDLVVMGTHGRRGLSHLVKGSVAEAVLRRASCPVLAAKYFTQTRSGRLSVVAS encoded by the coding sequence ATGGGAGATGAACAGCCCGTAATCAAGCGAATCCTCTTCGCGACGGATTTTTCCTCGTGCGCACATCATGCCGAAGAATATGTGGCGTTTCTCGCCAACGCCTATGAGGCTACAGTGACGATCCTGCACGTGTTGGAAATCTATGAGGGCACGTATGTCACGACCGTCCAGGATCCGAGCGAGACACACGAGCGATTGGACGAGATCGTTCGACGACTGGCGCAACCAGCGGGTCGCGTGAAGCATCAGCAGCGGGCCGGTATTCCGGATACAATCATTTGCGAAACGGCCCAGGAGGTCCGTGCAGACCTGATTGTGCTGGGCACGCATGGAAGAACCGGACTTCGACATGTTCTCCTGGGCAGTACGGCGGAACGAGTCCTGACCATGGCTCTCTGTCCCGTGTTGACGATCAGGAAACACGAGGAGGTAGAGGGACATGACGTAAAGAAACCGATTCAGTTCAAACAGATCGCCGTCCCGATTGATTTCTCCGACTGTTCGCTGGATGCCGTGGGATATGGTGTTCAGATTGCCAAGAAATTTGACGCGTCCCTGATACTCCTGCATAGTTTGGAGCCTCTCTCCTACGGGATCGATTTGACATTCGGGCACACAGCGGAACAGAACCGGCAACAGATTGTCACTCGACTCAAGCTCGTCGCGGACGAGGTTCAGTCGCAGGGGGTCTCGGTACGCACGGTGATTCGCGGCGGCCTGCCGGCCGATTCCATTCTCGACTTCATCGACAGCTCTGACTGCGATCTCGTTGTCATGGGAACGCACGGCCGTCGCGGGCTCTCCCATCTCGTGAAGGGCAGCGTGGCGGAAGCCGTGTTGCGCCGGGCCTCCTGTCCAGTTCTCGCAGCAAAGTATTTCACGCAGACTCGCAGCGGCCGGCTTTCGGTGGTGGCGTCGTAG
- a CDS encoding endonuclease/exonuclease/phosphatase family protein, giving the protein MINPISYTLPWLAAMLLLCNPAAHAEEGQNDSPALRVLTYNLLHDGPWSGFFESGTHLTERLDMTIQELRRLQPDVIALQEASDSRKHGNVPQRIAETLGYQMVFAPATEHIFGISPLDRLITAAIGFREGPAILSRYPIVASEVYDLPRCQRRLDPRILLRAELNTSNGPVQVFSAHTSKGDGCQLQRVGELFREHRGTGRAILMGDLNTGEQSSVLAEWQKEPGFIDVFRVANPGVSGGTVWQDIYVEWPTTDRRVDFIFLFDGSTDKGPIVHSSRLAFDEPGHLPNGDALWPSDHRGVLADIEFVPIDRPQISRLPDRSAQ; this is encoded by the coding sequence ATGATAAATCCCATCTCGTATACGCTCCCGTGGCTGGCCGCCATGCTGCTGCTCTGCAATCCGGCAGCTCACGCTGAAGAAGGCCAAAATGATTCGCCCGCACTGCGTGTCTTGACCTACAACCTGCTGCACGATGGACCATGGTCTGGATTTTTCGAGAGCGGCACTCATCTCACTGAACGGCTCGACATGACAATCCAGGAACTGCGGCGGTTGCAACCTGACGTGATCGCGCTGCAAGAAGCGTCAGACAGTCGGAAGCATGGCAACGTGCCGCAACGGATCGCCGAGACGCTTGGGTACCAGATGGTGTTCGCTCCTGCGACGGAACATATCTTCGGAATCAGCCCCTTGGATCGGCTGATCACCGCAGCCATCGGCTTCAGAGAGGGACCGGCCATTTTAAGCCGATATCCGATCGTCGCCTCGGAGGTCTACGACCTACCTCGCTGCCAACGTCGACTGGATCCTCGCATTCTTCTGCGGGCTGAGCTCAATACGTCCAACGGACCAGTCCAGGTGTTTTCCGCCCATACCTCGAAAGGGGACGGATGCCAGCTCCAGCGAGTCGGAGAGTTGTTCCGTGAACATCGTGGAACAGGACGAGCCATCCTCATGGGCGACTTGAATACGGGAGAGCAATCTTCAGTCCTTGCCGAATGGCAGAAAGAACCCGGTTTCATCGATGTCTTCCGGGTCGCGAATCCAGGCGTATCGGGAGGTACCGTTTGGCAGGACATCTACGTTGAATGGCCCACCACCGATCGGCGCGTGGATTTTATTTTCCTGTTTGATGGAAGTACCGATAAGGGTCCGATCGTGCACTCAAGCCGTCTGGCATTTGACGAGCCTGGTCACCTCCCGAACGGTGACGCACTCTGGCCATCGGACCATCGCGGTGTGTTGGCGGATATTGAGTTTGTCCCTATCGACCGGCCACAGATAAGCCGACTACCCGACCGGAGCGCTCAATAG
- a CDS encoding thioredoxin family protein, whose amino-acid sequence MPNITLLVSPSCGACPSAKSLWKQLRVKYSFSYREVDITTKDGQELADRHSVRAVPATIIDGRLTFVGVPSRESAEKAIQLKIKQREG is encoded by the coding sequence ATGCCGAACATCACGTTACTTGTGTCGCCCAGTTGTGGAGCCTGTCCCTCCGCCAAGAGCCTGTGGAAGCAGCTGAGGGTTAAATACAGCTTCTCCTATCGGGAAGTTGATATTACGACGAAAGACGGTCAGGAACTGGCTGACCGCCATTCTGTCAGAGCGGTTCCTGCAACGATTATCGATGGACGATTGACCTTCGTCGGGGTGCCGAGCCGCGAGAGTGCCGAGAAGGCCATTCAATTGAAGATCAAACAGCGGGAAGGCTAA